The genomic segment GTTTCAGGTGACAGGTATACCTGGCTGTGGAGCTCCTTGTCCAGCTGACTGATACCCTGAGCCAGCTTGGCCAGCTGTTCTAAGATGACAGCATGGTGGATGGCCTGGGCTGTGTACGTCTTCACGTCAAAGTCCTCTGTGAAAAAAATCAGCATAGCATTCTAGAGAAGAGATTGATAAATAGGAAAAATAGATTAGCTTGCTAAATCACTTCCTGGATTATTTCTTACCCATGGTAAAGCAACAATTTGGCCACACACATACCACTCCAAACGTATTTCCAAAgacacttttattttattttatcacaAGCAAAGAAAAGTATTGCAAACAGAAACGATTACTGTGCCTTGCTGTAAGTTGTCAATGATGGACTGCACAGTCAACTCGGTAGCTCTCATTCCTAA from the Oncorhynchus keta strain PuntledgeMale-10-30-2019 chromosome 33, Oket_V2, whole genome shotgun sequence genome contains:
- the LOC118366235 gene encoding conserved oligomeric Golgi complex subunit 5-like, whose protein sequence is MMVYQPRSRLGMRATELTVQSIIDNLQQGTNAMLIFFTEDFDVKTYTAQAIHHAVILEQLAKLAQGISQLDKELHSQVVARHEELLAQATGIESLEGGV